In Hevea brasiliensis isolate MT/VB/25A 57/8 chromosome 13, ASM3005281v1, whole genome shotgun sequence, a single genomic region encodes these proteins:
- the LOC131171878 gene encoding uncharacterized protein LOC131171878, which produces MVPASSLLPISGNLLLSCQYASLSLNLHRSATILKWGFNRDKDSSSVTRRTKSQAFRILANPNVSGEGDSKDQVIMVDPLEAKRLAAIQMREIKAKEKLKRRHQIEAINGAWAMIGLTAGLVIEGGTGKSILDQLAGYWSAIFHFFFG; this is translated from the exons ATGGTGCCCGCATCTTCTCTGCTACCCATCAGTGGAAATCTCCTTCTCTCCTGTCAATACGCATCTCTTTCCCTTAATCTTCATCGCTCTGCGACTATCCTCAA GTGGGGATTCAACAGGGACAAAGACAGCAGCTCAGTTACCAGAAGAACCAAGAGCCAAGCTTTCAGAATCTTGGCAAATCCTAAT GTGTCAGGTGAAGGAGATTCAAAAGATCAGGTAATCATGGTTGATCCTTTGGAAGCTAAGCGATTAGCTGCCATTCAGATGCGAGAGATAAAAGCTAAAGAGAAACTCAAG AGACGACATCAAATTGAGGCAATTAATGGTGCATGGGCAATGATTGGTCTCACGGCAGGCTTGGTAATTGAAGGTGGCACTGGGAAAAGTATACTGGATCAG TTGGCTGGATATTGGTCTGCCATTTTCCATTTCTTTTTTGGATAG